A section of the Arabiibacter massiliensis genome encodes:
- a CDS encoding ferric reductase-like transmembrane domain-containing protein: protein MTFALVLLCTVAACFALRNPLKACPMAFYALSVAVDAAFVAGTAFGMPREVWSMFFILIQKCLLPLALFVVVMYIGVLPRESRPYAWLKPVRAELSIVAWILSLGHMAVYLASYLPRILAGGPFNVNVTVSFAVAAVLLVLLLLLGVTSFNFVKKRMRTESWKKLQRLAYPFFALTYVHLLLMLAPSALRGGIAAEASVAVYSIVFIGYFVLRPVRAALDRRARRAT from the coding sequence ATGACGTTCGCGCTCGTCCTTCTGTGCACCGTGGCGGCGTGCTTCGCGCTGCGCAACCCCCTGAAAGCGTGCCCGATGGCATTCTACGCGCTGTCGGTCGCCGTCGACGCGGCCTTCGTGGCCGGGACGGCGTTCGGCATGCCCCGCGAGGTATGGAGCATGTTCTTCATCCTCATCCAGAAGTGCCTGCTGCCGCTCGCGCTGTTCGTGGTTGTCATGTACATCGGCGTGCTGCCGCGCGAGTCGCGGCCCTACGCCTGGCTCAAGCCCGTGCGCGCGGAGCTCTCCATCGTGGCGTGGATCCTCTCGCTCGGGCACATGGCCGTCTATCTCGCGTCCTACCTGCCGCGCATCCTGGCGGGCGGCCCCTTCAACGTGAACGTGACGGTGTCGTTCGCCGTGGCCGCCGTGCTGCTCGTGCTGCTGCTCCTCCTCGGCGTGACCTCGTTCAACTTCGTGAAGAAGCGCATGCGCACCGAATCCTGGAAGAAGCTCCAGCGCCTGGCGTACCCGTTCTTCGCCCTCACCTACGTGCACCTGCTGCTGATGCTCGCGCCCTCCGCGCTGCGCGGCGGCATTGCCGCGGAAGCGAGCGTTGCGGTATACTCCATCGTGTTCATCGGCTACTTCGTGCTGCGCCCCGTGCGCGCGGCCCTCGATCGGAGGGCGCGCCGCGCGACCTGA
- a CDS encoding molecular chaperone TorD family protein has protein sequence MAEGAAYADIVSALEGRAAFYDMLAALYFKPLSAEQVDAIASADLAAYADVNELFAEGLHDIERSLAKRDSGTRQELAVDFTAAFAGTSSWEGRYAVPYESVFTSDEGLLFQESYHEVYRLFRQQGVKRAEGLDYPDDHLTFICGFLAVLSRRAIEALEAGDAAGAREQVELSQAVLRDHVLAWFDDFEELALRILKTRFYRGVLKMSKGFFLLDAEVLSEMGEELERL, from the coding sequence AGAAGGAGCCGCATACGCCGACATCGTCTCCGCGCTCGAGGGGCGCGCGGCGTTCTATGATATGCTCGCGGCGCTCTACTTCAAGCCGCTTTCGGCCGAGCAGGTGGATGCGATCGCGAGCGCGGACCTCGCCGCCTACGCCGATGTGAACGAGCTGTTCGCCGAGGGGCTGCACGACATCGAGCGCTCGCTGGCCAAGCGCGACTCCGGCACGCGCCAGGAGCTGGCGGTGGACTTCACCGCCGCGTTCGCCGGCACGTCGTCGTGGGAGGGCCGCTACGCCGTGCCCTACGAGTCGGTGTTCACCAGCGACGAGGGGCTCCTGTTCCAGGAGTCCTACCATGAGGTATACCGCCTGTTCAGGCAGCAGGGCGTCAAGCGTGCCGAGGGGCTCGACTACCCCGACGACCACCTGACGTTCATCTGCGGGTTCCTCGCCGTCCTGTCGAGGCGCGCCATCGAGGCGCTCGAGGCGGGCGACGCGGCCGGAGCGCGCGAGCAGGTGGAGCTCTCGCAGGCGGTGCTGCGCGACCATGTGCTGGCGTGGTTCGACGACTTCGAGGAGCTGGCGCTGCGCATCCTCAAGACCCGCTTCTACCGCGGCGTGCTCAAGATGAGCAAGGGCTTCTTCCTGCTCGACGCCGAGGTGCTATCCGAGATGGGGGAGGAGTTGGAAAGGCTATGA